In Perca fluviatilis chromosome 11, GENO_Pfluv_1.0, whole genome shotgun sequence, the following proteins share a genomic window:
- the LOC120568980 gene encoding zinc finger protein OZF-like produces the protein MSPVESLREFVTERLTAAAEEIFRVVEETIAEYEKEIARQRRLLELVWKPEIKLHRIELPQQHVCKEEEILADQEDSELPQIKEEQEELCTSQEGEQLVLKQETEHDHSEGQTLTFNPDDTLSAAEKESVANMPVITSVVSEANSDHQLLSNDAESQDQKGGKHGDSGSSRNAELEPKKRHHKSSSHSNNVNNTNLSEIHCNTQTGKQSFICDTCGKDFKYNSAFQRHLRVHTGEKPYSCKTCGKDFGRRNHLEIHMRTHTGERPYVCKICTKTFCDVSALIRHMKIHTGKKQYSCKTCEKDFGRYDECKDHMRIHTDEKPYACKTCEKGFRHNSTLLAHMRTHTGEKPYFCKTCQKDFRQYSALVVHMRTHTGEKPYSCKTCGKHFRQNSALLVHVRTHTGEKPYICKTCRKRFCDPSGLFKHMRVHTSEKPYVCKTCGKRFFVDSALKRHENSHR, from the exons ATGTCTCCAGTTGAGTCTCTGAGAGAGTTTGTCACCGAGCgactaactgctgctgctgaagaaatCTTCCGAGTTGTTGAAGAAACTATCGCCGAGTACGAGAAGGAGATCGCTCGGCAGCGCAGACTGCTGGAGCTCGTTTGGAAACCCGAAATCAAGTTACACAGGATAG aGCTCCCACAGCAACATGTCTGTAAAGAGGAGGAGATTCTCGCTGACCAAGAGGACTCAGAGCTTCCAcagattaaagaggaacaggaggaactgtgcaccagtcaggagggagagcagcttgtaCTGAAGCAGGAGACTGAACATGACCACAGTGAAGGTCAGACTCTGACCTTCAATCCTGATGACACTCTAAGTGCAGCAGAGAAAGAGTCTGTAGCCAACATGCCAGTTATAACCTCTGTGGTATCAGAAGCAAACAGTGACCACCAGCTCCTCTCTAATGATGCTGAGAGCCAAGATCAGAAAGGAGGCAAGCATGGAGACTCAGGATCATCACGTAATGCAGAACTAGAACCAAAAAAGAGACATCACAAGAGCAGTAGTCACAGTAATAATGTAAACAACACTAACTTGTCAGAGATCCACTGTAATACTCAAACAGGTAAACAGTCTTTCATATGTGACACATGTGGGAAAGACTTTAAGTATAATTCAGCATTTCAAAGACACTTGAGAgtccacacaggtgagaagccatATTCTTGCAAAACATGTGGAAAAGATTTTGGACGTAGAAATCACTTGGAAATTCACATGAGAACCCACACAGGTGAGAGGCCGTACGTTTGCAAGATCTGCACTAAAACATTCTGTGATGTCTCAGCATTAATAAGGCATATGAAAATCCACACCGGTAAGAAGCAATATTCTTGCAAAACATGTGAAAAAGATTTTGGACGATATGATGAATGTAAAGaccacatgagaatccacacagatGAGAAGCCGTATGCTTGCAAAACATGTGAAAAAGGTTTCAGACATAATAGTACATTATTGGCCCACATGAGaacccacacaggtgagaagcccTATTTTTGCAAAACATGTCAAAAAGATTTCCGGCAATATAGTGCCTTGGTGGTCCACATGAGaacccacacaggtgagaagccatATTCTTGCAAAACATGTGGAAAACATTTTCGACAAAATAGTGCATTGTTGGTACACGTGAGaacccacacaggtgagaagccatACATTTGCAAGACCTGCAGGAAAAGATTCTGTGACCCTTCAGGCTTATTTAAGCATATGAGAGTCCACACAAGTGAAAAGCCGTACGTTTGCAAGACCTGTGGGAAAAGATTCTTTGTTGATTCAGCATTGAAGAGGCATGAGAattcacacaggtga
- the LOC120568745 gene encoding uncharacterized protein LOC120568745, with translation MSKDIWRTEEHFEGLYVQAQDIASSLDLVPIKMPHIRCPPKRLSGPAEPHIHPSAESFYRSHYFNMLDTAARQLTQRFDDPGIHTLGRLEKVLISGEMDDIIKSYPELDQVALKVQLSMLKSTYQYSNCGDVVDLLKTMVPEVRSLFKQVETLLRLLLVVPASSSQAERSFSALRRLKTWLRTNMTQKRLNHVAVCHVHRDRLDRIDRKQVCKSLIAMSDIRKNVFGSF, from the exons ATGTCAAAAGACATTTGGAGAACAGAAGAGCATTTCGAAGGATTGTATGTGCAAGCCCAAGACATTGCCTCATCATTAGACCTGGTGCCCATCAAGATGCCCCATATCCGCTGCCCTCCAAAACGATTATCTGGACCAGCTGAGCCACATATTCACCCCTCTGCAGAGTCATTCTACAGAAGCCACTATTTCAACATGCTTGACACAGCTGCTCGGCAGCTTACACAGCGCTTTGATGACCCGGGTATTCATACACTCGGACGTTTGGAGAAGGTCCTTATCAGCGGAGAGATGGATGATATCATCAAGAGCTACCCAGAGTTGGACCAAGTAGCTCTAAAG GTGCAGTTGTCGATGCTGAAGTCCACCTATCAGTACAGCAACTGTGGGGATGTGGTGGACCTGCTAAAGACCATGGTGCCTGAGGTCAGGAGTCTTTTTAAACAAGTAGAGACACTCCTGAGACTTTTGCTTGTAGTTCCTGCTTCTTCATCACAGGCTGAACGAAGCTTCAGTGCTTTGAGAAGGCTAAAAACCTGGCTGAGAACCAATATGACGCAAAAGAGGTTGAACCATGTAGCTGTGTGCCATGTGCACAGAGATAGGTTGGACAGAATTGATAGAAAACAAGTCTGCAAAAGCTTAATAGCCATGAGTGACATCCGCAAGAATGTGTTTGGATCATTTTAA